In one Leptogranulimonas caecicola genomic region, the following are encoded:
- a CDS encoding response regulator transcription factor, whose amino-acid sequence MYQAMVYYVEDDQNIRDLAIYALKAAGVEACGFPNGDCFFEACRRQMPEAVLLDIMLPGKDGLALLAERRAHPGLAHIPVMMLSAKGSEIDKVTGLDAGADDYLAKPFGMMELASRTKALLRRAHGTTTSQGADLLVCGPLTLDAASHKAFAQGAEVTLTLKEFSLLQELMEHPGRVLSRSQLLEHVWGWAYTENTRTIDVHIQTLRQKLAQVAPGCDSLIKTVRGIGYALEA is encoded by the coding sequence GTGTATCAGGCTATGGTCTACTACGTCGAAGATGATCAAAATATACGCGATCTTGCCATCTATGCCCTCAAGGCAGCTGGTGTCGAGGCCTGCGGATTTCCCAACGGCGACTGCTTCTTTGAAGCCTGCAGGCGCCAGATGCCAGAGGCCGTCTTGTTGGACATCATGTTGCCAGGAAAAGACGGCCTAGCCCTGTTGGCCGAGAGGCGCGCCCATCCCGGATTGGCGCATATACCTGTGATGATGCTTTCTGCCAAGGGCAGCGAGATAGACAAGGTCACCGGTCTTGACGCAGGCGCCGACGATTACTTGGCCAAGCCCTTTGGCATGATGGAGCTGGCCAGCCGTACCAAAGCCCTGCTCAGGCGGGCCCATGGGACGACGACCTCACAAGGCGCGGACCTTTTAGTCTGCGGCCCTCTGACGCTGGATGCAGCCTCCCATAAAGCCTTTGCCCAAGGGGCAGAAGTGACGCTCACCCTTAAAGAGTTCTCGCTGCTCCAAGAGCTTATGGAACATCCCGGCCGCGTGCTTTCCCGTTCGCAGCTCTTAGAGCATGTGTGGGGTTGGGCCTATACCGAGAACACCCGCACCATAGACGTCCACATCCAGACTCTGCGCCAAAAGCTCGCGCAGGTTGCCCCCGGTTGCGACTCGCTCATCAAAACTGTGCGCGGCATAGGTTATGCGCTGGAGGCCTAA
- the pstC gene encoding phosphate ABC transporter permease subunit PstC, which yields MALSVDSQHSATLAEPRPNAFPQPHGKSLSPQRLRFASQLKEACAQTVFWTAAAFSIAAVALICLFLFANGIPAIAKIGLPQFLLGSTWRPGNDLFGIFPMIVGSVYVTAGAMLIGVPAGVLTAIFLSRFATPKLAAPLRAGIELLAGIPSVIYGFFGLMVLVPWVRVLGPGNGLSLLSASLLLGIMILPTVITISKNALDAVPQSYYEGAVALGASHERAVFCVLVPAAASGILAAVVLGVGRAIGETMAVVMVAGNQPIVPESLLAGVRTLTANIVLEMGYAAGLHRGALIATGVVLFVFVMALSLLFSAIKRRGEAL from the coding sequence ATGGCCCTGTCTGTTGACTCCCAACACTCTGCGACGCTTGCAGAGCCTCGACCCAACGCCTTCCCACAGCCCCATGGCAAATCCCTCTCGCCTCAGCGCCTGCGTTTTGCCAGCCAACTAAAAGAGGCCTGTGCCCAAACGGTCTTTTGGACGGCTGCCGCCTTCTCCATCGCCGCGGTGGCTCTGATCTGCTTGTTCCTCTTTGCCAACGGCATCCCCGCAATTGCCAAGATCGGCCTTCCCCAGTTCTTGTTGGGAAGCACCTGGCGTCCCGGCAACGATCTCTTTGGCATCTTCCCCATGATTGTGGGCAGCGTCTATGTCACTGCCGGCGCCATGCTTATAGGGGTGCCGGCAGGAGTGCTCACTGCCATTTTTCTCTCGCGGTTCGCAACCCCAAAGCTCGCAGCCCCACTCAGGGCTGGCATCGAGCTTTTGGCAGGCATTCCCTCGGTTATCTACGGCTTCTTTGGCCTCATGGTCCTCGTGCCTTGGGTGCGTGTCCTAGGCCCGGGCAACGGACTGTCGCTTTTATCGGCATCCCTGTTGTTGGGCATCATGATCTTGCCTACCGTCATCACGATCTCCAAAAACGCTCTGGACGCGGTGCCGCAGAGCTATTACGAGGGGGCCGTGGCACTAGGGGCCTCCCATGAGCGTGCGGTGTTTTGCGTACTGGTGCCTGCGGCTGCTTCGGGCATCTTGGCAGCGGTGGTGCTGGGCGTAGGTCGCGCCATCGGCGAGACCATGGCCGTGGTCATGGTGGCCGGAAACCAACCGATCGTTCCCGAGTCGCTGCTCGCAGGTGTGCGCACCCTCACTGCCAACATCGTGCTAGAGATGGGGTACGCAGCAGGGCTTCACAGAGGGGCCCTTATCGCTACTGGAGTGGTGCTGTTCGTCTTCGTGATGGCGTTGAGCCTGCTCTTCAGTGCCATCAAGAGGCGAGGTGAAGCCTTATGA
- a CDS encoding substrate-binding domain-containing protein, whose amino-acid sequence MAPLPTRRTFLHLATSAALMGALALVGCGSQPTDNAQAQAQTDQQISVYSREDGSGTRSAFVELFGLEEKGADGSKVDTTTSAATITNSTSVMMTSIAGDPAGIGYVSLGSLNDSVKALTIDDVEPTPENVQNGSYKISRPFNIVVPHGASAAAQDFKNFIMSAEGQAVVAENHYIPTASSAPSYEARQIEGKVVVAGSSSVTPVMEKLAEAYKAVNPQVTVEVQQSDSTTGITMATQGTCDVGMSSRDLKDSELSSSLEVVAIAQDGIAVIVTPSFFADGLSSSQVKDIFNGTVTTWSEAVK is encoded by the coding sequence ATGGCACCGCTTCCTACTCGTCGAACGTTTTTGCATCTGGCAACCTCAGCCGCCCTTATGGGCGCGCTGGCACTCGTTGGCTGCGGATCTCAACCAACGGACAACGCCCAAGCCCAGGCGCAGACAGACCAGCAGATCTCTGTATACTCCCGCGAAGACGGCTCGGGCACCCGCAGCGCTTTTGTCGAGCTCTTTGGCCTCGAAGAGAAGGGTGCCGACGGCAGCAAGGTAGACACCACCACGTCTGCAGCCACTATCACCAACTCCACCTCGGTCATGATGACCTCCATCGCCGGAGACCCTGCCGGCATAGGCTACGTCTCTTTAGGGTCGCTCAATGATTCTGTGAAGGCCCTTACCATCGACGACGTCGAGCCTACGCCAGAAAACGTGCAGAACGGCTCTTATAAAATCTCCCGACCCTTTAATATTGTCGTACCTCACGGCGCTTCGGCAGCGGCCCAAGACTTCAAGAACTTCATCATGAGCGCTGAAGGCCAGGCCGTGGTGGCCGAGAACCACTACATACCTACCGCATCCTCTGCACCCTCCTACGAAGCCCGCCAGATAGAGGGCAAGGTGGTAGTGGCCGGCTCCTCCTCGGTGACGCCCGTGATGGAAAAGCTGGCCGAAGCCTACAAAGCGGTCAATCCACAGGTGACCGTGGAGGTGCAGCAGTCGGATTCCACCACCGGCATCACCATGGCTACCCAAGGCACCTGCGATGTGGGGATGTCTTCTCGCGATCTCAAGGACTCAGAGCTTAGCTCCTCCTTGGAAGTGGTGGCCATAGCCCAAGACGGCATCGCAGTCATCGTGACGCCGAGCTTTTTCGCGGATGGGCTTAGCTCTTCTCAGGTAAAAGACATCTTCAATGGCACTGTCACCACCTGGTCCGAAGCGGTGAAGTAG
- a CDS encoding ABC-2 transporter permease, which yields MKPAFLVDLRVYRDYLMRTFRIALVITVFEMVALQSMAPVPGMMGTILLIGCAQTGLTNDSHGWECARLVMPISRREVVYARYCIAAAVGLLAALLGAVICVAVGLVASGLDLPAEQAAAFALTAENLGVMALSSSLILLVGCVMLGILLAVGFKLGMTKTTQQLPFILLLVTLVPLIMLSALGMMDNSPLDALVASLGGVLDGLFAQGWVLILTCVAIVCVGLVVLALTAQLAAKFYEARDF from the coding sequence ATGAAACCTGCCTTCCTGGTAGATCTTAGGGTCTATCGCGACTATTTGATGCGCACCTTCCGCATTGCCCTGGTGATCACGGTCTTTGAGATGGTGGCGCTTCAGAGCATGGCGCCTGTGCCTGGCATGATGGGCACGATTCTTCTCATTGGCTGCGCTCAGACCGGCCTCACCAACGATTCCCATGGGTGGGAGTGCGCACGCCTGGTCATGCCCATATCTCGGCGCGAAGTGGTCTATGCCCGCTACTGCATTGCGGCAGCGGTAGGGCTTCTGGCTGCGCTCCTGGGCGCGGTTATCTGCGTGGCGGTGGGGTTGGTGGCTTCCGGCCTGGATCTGCCTGCCGAGCAAGCCGCCGCCTTTGCCCTTACCGCCGAGAACCTAGGCGTCATGGCGCTGTCGTCTTCTCTGATATTGCTTGTAGGCTGTGTGATGTTGGGCATCCTTTTGGCCGTGGGCTTCAAGCTGGGAATGACCAAGACCACCCAACAGCTGCCCTTCATCCTTTTGCTGGTCACTTTGGTGCCTCTGATAATGCTGTCTGCCTTGGGCATGATGGATAACTCGCCGCTAGACGCCCTGGTGGCATCGCTGGGCGGTGTGCTGGACGGGTTGTTTGCCCAAGGCTGGGTGCTCATTCTGACGTGCGTTGCCATTGTGTGCGTAGGGCTTGTGGTGTTGGCGCTTACCGCCCAACTGGCCGCGAAGTTCTACGAGGCCAGAGATTTTTAA
- a CDS encoding pyridoxamine 5'-phosphate oxidase family protein, whose translation MRKPRPMQRSDRELSREDTLEILETGRFASLATVDADGAPYVIPISYVMMDGKLYVHTGTAHGHFYENVIRDNRVCLTVVGEDAPIQRPGYGATRFASVVAAGRIYNVDNPIRFKQALARLARKYWPKLKKEVGSIINNQLDVTAVWSIELDEVRGKGRHRDEDIF comes from the coding sequence ATGAGAAAACCGCGTCCCATGCAGCGCAGCGACCGTGAACTTTCCCGCGAAGATACCCTTGAGATCTTAGAGACTGGGAGATTTGCCTCCCTTGCCACAGTGGATGCAGACGGCGCCCCCTACGTGATCCCCATCTCCTATGTGATGATGGACGGAAAACTCTATGTGCACACCGGCACAGCCCACGGCCATTTTTATGAGAACGTGATCCGCGACAATCGTGTGTGCCTGACGGTGGTGGGCGAAGATGCGCCCATTCAGAGGCCTGGCTACGGCGCCACCCGCTTTGCCTCGGTAGTGGCTGCTGGCCGCATCTATAACGTGGACAACCCCATTCGCTTCAAGCAAGCCCTGGCAAGATTGGCTCGAAAGTATTGGCCCAAGTTGAAGAAAGAAGTGGGATCTATTATCAACAATCAGCTGGACGTCACTGCCGTGTGGTCCATTGAGCTCGATGAGGTGAGGGGCAAAGGCCGCCACCGCGACGAGGATATCTTTTAA
- a CDS encoding GntR family transcriptional regulator: protein MELVISNSSGKPIYEQICEQIKTAIMTGDLEEGEQLPSIRSLANSLRVSAITTKRAYADLEATGFITTMPGKGSFVAGGNSELLREEQLREVEELLGQAVEKARSLGLANEEIDEMLSLVMD, encoded by the coding sequence TTGGAACTGGTGATTTCAAACTCCAGCGGCAAGCCCATCTACGAGCAAATTTGCGAGCAGATAAAAACCGCCATCATGACCGGCGACCTTGAAGAAGGCGAGCAGCTGCCCTCCATCCGGTCGCTGGCCAACAGCCTGCGAGTGAGCGCCATCACCACCAAACGCGCCTACGCAGATCTGGAAGCCACCGGCTTCATCACCACCATGCCTGGCAAAGGCAGCTTTGTGGCTGGCGGCAACAGCGAGCTTTTGCGCGAGGAACAACTGCGCGAGGTGGAGGAGCTCCTTGGCCAGGCGGTGGAAAAGGCTCGCTCGCTGGGGCTTGCCAACGAAGAGATAGATGAAATGCTTTCGCTCGTTATGGACTAG
- the pstB gene encoding phosphate ABC transporter ATP-binding protein PstB codes for MNAFATLDAVAEKPAASGIETAPSPQPHPTAAAKMQVHGLDLRYGLFQALKSIDLEFPAHQVTALIGPSGCGKSTLLKTLNRMNDLVPGCTITGAVELDGSDVYQEVPLNDLRRRVGMVFQQPNPFPMSIYDNVAFGPRTHGVKKRESLDALVEQSLRDAALWDEVKDRLHKSALGLSGGQQQRLCIARALAVKPEVLLLDESTSALDPISTAKIEELVVQLKDRYTLIMVTHNMLQALRISDKAAFFLMGEMVETGDTQQLFTQPADKRTLDYVTGRFG; via the coding sequence ATGAATGCTTTTGCCACCCTTGATGCGGTTGCCGAGAAACCCGCGGCCTCCGGGATTGAGACCGCTCCCTCGCCCCAGCCCCATCCGACCGCTGCCGCCAAGATGCAGGTGCACGGCCTGGACCTTCGCTACGGCTTGTTTCAGGCGCTGAAATCCATCGACCTTGAGTTTCCCGCCCATCAGGTGACGGCGCTTATCGGCCCTTCGGGGTGTGGGAAGTCCACCCTGCTCAAGACCCTCAACCGCATGAACGACCTGGTACCGGGCTGCACCATCACCGGCGCCGTGGAGCTGGACGGCAGCGATGTGTACCAGGAAGTGCCTTTGAACGACCTGCGCCGACGCGTGGGCATGGTCTTTCAGCAGCCCAACCCTTTCCCCATGAGCATCTACGACAACGTCGCCTTTGGCCCGCGCACCCATGGCGTCAAGAAGCGGGAGTCGCTGGATGCGCTGGTGGAGCAGTCGCTGCGCGATGCCGCCCTTTGGGACGAGGTGAAGGATCGCCTGCACAAAAGCGCCCTCGGACTCTCGGGCGGCCAGCAGCAGCGTCTCTGCATTGCCCGCGCCCTGGCAGTAAAACCCGAGGTCTTGCTCTTAGACGAGTCCACCAGCGCCTTGGACCCCATCTCAACCGCTAAAATTGAGGAGCTAGTAGTCCAGCTCAAAGACCGTTACACGCTTATCATGGTGACCCACAACATGCTCCAGGCGCTGCGCATCTCCGACAAGGCGGCCTTCTTTCTCATGGGCGAGATGGTAGAGACAGGCGACACTCAGCAGCTCTTTACACAGCCTGCCGATAAGCGCACCCTCGACTATGTGACTGGTCGCTTTGGTTAA
- a CDS encoding sensor histidine kinase → MRVRPKGSHKLSRSLFVALFASSLTVIGCFAALFSAFFHFSQEQAAATRLQSVVWQAVQTMGDDPVEQDVDALKLQFGENIRYTLIGEGGQVLYDSHGEVTESHANRPEFVEAQATGASSVVRHSETLDQDSIYAAARMANSCVLRASEIRPSYFAIVQSIAFPLAMTVGILGLLSLGLSRLLARCILAPLNQIDVAYPLAHATYQEIEPLLERIDSQQRQLISQNQELTRAENLRREFSANVSHEMKTPLQVISGYAELLKSGLAPSSDTEKFASIMFDESRRMSALIDDVLVLSRLDDPVQLDLETQEVELLELATAAARRLLPLAEDKEVQLRVLGAPVTIAGNASLLDQLVSNLISNAIRYGRHGGHVTVLVGKNLVDASGSPAPEAYIRVKDDGCGIAPEDLDKIFERFYRVDKSHSKESGGTGLGLAIAKHAADAHGATITVDSHLNEGSLFTVHFPLS, encoded by the coding sequence ATGAGAGTGAGACCAAAGGGGTCTCATAAGCTATCCCGCAGCCTTTTTGTCGCACTGTTTGCCAGCTCGCTGACAGTCATAGGATGCTTTGCTGCTCTCTTCTCGGCATTCTTTCACTTTTCCCAAGAGCAGGCGGCGGCCACCCGACTGCAGTCTGTGGTCTGGCAGGCGGTGCAAACTATGGGAGATGATCCGGTAGAGCAAGACGTCGACGCCCTTAAGCTGCAGTTTGGCGAGAACATACGCTATACCCTCATCGGCGAGGGCGGCCAGGTGCTCTATGACAGCCACGGCGAGGTGACAGAGAGCCACGCCAATCGCCCGGAGTTTGTGGAAGCCCAGGCGACGGGCGCCAGCTCGGTGGTGCGCCATTCGGAGACGCTCGATCAAGACTCCATCTACGCCGCGGCTCGCATGGCCAACTCCTGCGTGCTCCGAGCATCTGAGATTCGCCCATCCTACTTTGCCATCGTGCAGTCCATCGCCTTTCCTTTGGCGATGACCGTAGGGATACTGGGCCTTTTGTCTCTGGGCCTCTCTCGCCTGTTGGCCCGATGCATTTTGGCGCCCTTGAACCAGATCGACGTGGCGTACCCCCTGGCTCATGCCACCTATCAAGAGATCGAGCCGCTGCTCGAGCGCATCGACTCCCAGCAACGCCAGCTCATCTCCCAAAACCAGGAGCTCACCCGCGCCGAGAACCTGCGCCGCGAGTTTTCTGCCAACGTCTCCCATGAGATGAAGACTCCCCTGCAGGTGATCTCCGGCTATGCGGAGCTGCTCAAAAGCGGCCTGGCGCCCTCCTCCGATACCGAGAAGTTCGCCTCCATCATGTTCGATGAGTCGCGTCGCATGAGCGCCCTTATCGACGATGTGCTGGTGTTGTCGCGCCTAGACGACCCGGTTCAGCTCGATCTGGAAACCCAAGAAGTGGAGTTGCTGGAGCTCGCCACGGCTGCAGCCCGTCGTTTGCTCCCCTTGGCAGAAGACAAAGAAGTGCAACTAAGAGTGCTAGGGGCACCTGTGACCATTGCAGGCAATGCTTCGCTATTAGACCAGCTGGTCTCCAATCTCATTTCCAATGCCATCCGCTATGGCCGCCACGGAGGACACGTTACGGTGCTGGTTGGCAAGAATCTTGTGGATGCCTCTGGCTCCCCTGCTCCCGAAGCCTATATACGGGTGAAAGACGACGGCTGCGGCATCGCCCCTGAAGACTTGGACAAGATCTTTGAGCGCTTCTACCGCGTGGACAAAAGCCATTCCAAAGAAAGTGGCGGCACAGGCCTAGGCCTCGCCATTGCCAAGCATGCCGCCGACGCCCATGGCGCTACCATCACCGTGGACTCCCACCTCAATGAAGGCTCGCTCTTTACGGTTCATTTTCCTTTAAGCTAG
- a CDS encoding pyridoxamine 5'-phosphate oxidase family protein → MTQPYPMQMKHRELSRQEAFEILEEGEFATISTVDPDGTPYGVPVSYVMMDEKLYIHTGKRPGHKIDDFTHDSRVCVSVASELEPIYEDTFFTTRFASAIATGRISRIEDRVTVKQVLAKLCMKYCPQFKKEIGGAIERELDATDIWVVEFDEVRGKAGRRLKRRS, encoded by the coding sequence ATGACTCAGCCCTACCCCATGCAAATGAAACATCGCGAACTCTCCCGCCAAGAGGCCTTTGAGATTTTGGAAGAGGGCGAGTTTGCCACCATCTCCACCGTAGACCCCGACGGCACCCCCTACGGCGTCCCGGTTTCCTACGTGATGATGGACGAGAAGCTCTACATTCACACCGGCAAGCGCCCCGGCCACAAGATCGATGACTTCACCCATGACAGCCGCGTATGCGTCTCTGTGGCCTCAGAGCTGGAACCCATCTACGAGGACACCTTCTTCACCACCCGCTTCGCCTCCGCCATCGCCACCGGCCGCATCTCGCGGATAGAAGATCGAGTAACCGTCAAACAAGTGCTCGCGAAACTCTGCATGAAGTATTGCCCGCAGTTCAAAAAAGAGATTGGCGGCGCCATCGAGCGCGAACTGGACGCCACCGATATCTGGGTAGTCGAGTTTGACGAAGTGCGCGGCAAAGCCGGGAGACGATTGAAGAGGCGGTCTTGA
- the pstA gene encoding phosphate ABC transporter permease PstA produces the protein MSAKLLRGCVWLGALLSAGVLVLLVGFILINGVPHLTPRLFAWEYDSTNVSLMPALVNTLLMALLALAIAAPVGIASAIYLVEYAKPRSRFVRLVRLTAETLQGTPSIVFGLFGLLCFTTILGWGLSLVSGACTLAIMVLPLLMRTTEEALLAVPQSYKQGGLALGAGMLRTIVRCVLPSAMPGIFGGLLLAFGRCVGEVAALLFTAGTVAQIPHFATQGAAALFDSTRTLAVHMYVLASEGLHTNEAYATAVVLLGLVALLNGGANWVVDRLNARLS, from the coding sequence ATGAGCGCCAAGCTCTTGCGCGGATGCGTATGGCTGGGGGCGCTTCTCTCGGCAGGGGTACTGGTCTTGTTGGTGGGCTTCATCCTGATCAATGGAGTGCCTCACCTGACGCCTCGGCTCTTTGCCTGGGAGTACGACTCCACCAATGTGTCGTTGATGCCCGCGCTGGTAAACACCTTGCTCATGGCGCTGCTCGCCCTGGCCATCGCGGCGCCGGTGGGCATTGCCTCGGCGATCTACCTGGTGGAATATGCCAAGCCTCGCAGCCGCTTCGTGCGTTTGGTGCGCCTTACGGCCGAGACGCTTCAAGGTACGCCGTCCATAGTCTTCGGGCTCTTTGGGCTTCTCTGCTTCACCACCATCTTGGGCTGGGGGCTTTCCCTGGTCTCAGGTGCCTGCACGCTGGCCATCATGGTACTTCCGCTGCTCATGCGCACCACCGAGGAGGCTCTCTTGGCAGTGCCTCAAAGCTACAAACAGGGAGGACTGGCTCTGGGGGCCGGCATGTTGCGCACCATCGTTCGCTGCGTGCTGCCCAGCGCCATGCCCGGCATCTTTGGCGGGCTGCTTTTGGCCTTTGGCCGCTGCGTAGGCGAAGTGGCCGCCCTCTTGTTTACCGCAGGCACGGTCGCTCAAATCCCCCATTTCGCGACTCAAGGGGCAGCCGCGCTCTTTGACTCTACCCGAACCCTGGCCGTTCACATGTACGTGCTCGCCAGCGAAGGCCTTCACACCAACGAAGCCTACGCCACCGCTGTGGTGCTGCTGGGGTTGGTGGCCTTGCTCAACGGCGGCGCCAACTGGGTGGTCGACAGGCTCAATGCCCGCCTCTCTTAG
- a CDS encoding ABC transporter ATP-binding protein, with amino-acid sequence MATRDPTAPLILARGLTKYYEDFSLKAVNLEVAPGEVVGFIGKNGAGKTTTLKALLGLIKLDGGEAQVLSCPSSLLGGAQGNDAKEHLGVVFDSTPYPGSLTVADVSAIGSYAYETWDAPRFWELAREAGLDKDKKVEDLSRGMGMRLQLAMALSHDSRVLVLDEATAGLDPIARDEILEVLRDYVSDGERGILMSSHITSDLEHIADRVVCIDDGAIVFDLARETITDEMGVAHCRTSDLERVQAAGIIDPDAWRQLHKGMSWDLWVPDRFAFQESFPQIPCDPLSIDEYMTLLFKGGDR; translated from the coding sequence ATGGCAACCCGTGATCCCACCGCCCCTCTTATCCTGGCGCGTGGGCTCACAAAATACTACGAAGACTTTTCCCTTAAAGCTGTGAACCTGGAAGTGGCCCCGGGCGAGGTGGTGGGGTTTATCGGCAAGAATGGGGCCGGCAAGACCACTACCTTGAAGGCGCTTTTGGGGCTCATCAAGCTCGATGGGGGAGAAGCGCAGGTGCTCTCCTGTCCCAGCTCGCTGCTGGGAGGCGCCCAAGGAAATGACGCCAAGGAGCATCTGGGGGTGGTATTTGACAGCACCCCTTATCCCGGCAGCCTCACAGTGGCCGACGTTTCTGCCATAGGATCCTATGCCTACGAGACCTGGGATGCTCCGCGTTTTTGGGAGCTTGCTCGCGAGGCCGGCCTTGATAAGGATAAAAAGGTCGAGGACCTCTCCCGCGGCATGGGCATGCGCCTGCAGCTGGCCATGGCCTTGAGCCACGACTCGCGAGTGCTGGTGTTGGATGAGGCCACGGCGGGGCTCGACCCCATCGCTCGAGACGAGATCCTCGAGGTGCTTCGCGACTATGTGTCAGACGGCGAGCGCGGCATCTTGATGAGCAGCCACATCACCTCTGACCTGGAGCACATCGCCGACCGCGTGGTATGCATCGACGACGGCGCCATCGTCTTCGACCTGGCCCGCGAAACCATCACCGACGAGATGGGTGTGGCGCACTGCCGCACCTCGGATTTGGAGCGGGTGCAAGCGGCAGGGATCATCGATCCCGATGCCTGGCGGCAGCTTCATAAGGGCATGTCCTGGGATCTTTGGGTGCCCGATCGCTTCGCGTTCCAGGAGAGCTTCCCTCAGATCCCCTGCGACCCGTTAAGCATTGATGAGTACATGACTCTTTTATTCAAAGGTGGCGACCGATAA